Genomic window (Anoplopoma fimbria isolate UVic2021 breed Golden Eagle Sablefish unplaced genomic scaffold, Afim_UVic_2022 Un_contig_11528_pilon_pilon, whole genome shotgun sequence):
ATATAGGTTTTCAAAGGAGTCAGAATTATGTTTCAGAAAACGCTGAAAGCTCTGATACATCCAACTTGACGCTTATGGAGGGAAGTGCCCAAACACACATGGACGTCTATGTCAGTCAAGGTtagatttaaaagaagaaaattaaaCCGATAGTAATATGTACTTTTAAATAGTCAATTAACAGTATTTTTCAACCCTCATACCACCAAATCATACATCCGTCTTGAGTAGTAAATATAGGAATCTTTCCAATCTCTACTATCCCTCCAATGTGACATGTATGCGGCATAAAAGACAGTTTTGAGCTCAGTCTTACCTTCGGGATAATAAGGATATAAGGCATTCTCTGCCAACATATTGACTAAGAACactaatttcactttttttaatcagaaaattGGTCTCTAATGTTGGTTATTCAAAAAATCAGTTACCATTCAATTTGCTTTTAATCACAACAAGTAAAAATGCTTATTTCAACAAtttttcataccatatgtatattatttttgtattcgttatagtattgtgaattatataggtggaggcttcaaataagcccagtgggctttctgcctcttcctgcactgtaatattatttatctatgttatgtttttatatttttcaattgtgcaaataaaataaaataaataaactaaagtcTTACCCAGGTGTTGAGTGTCACCGGGGCCCAAGGTGTAGTAAAGTGCTCTGGAGAGAAATTGATCCTCATCTGAAGGAAACACATTGTTAGTCAGCTGATAGGTAAATATATCAACATCAGTAATCATGCTCTGGAACAACTAAAGTTAAGTTAGAATATCTGTTTGTTCACTTGAATGCTTTATCTTTAAACATTCGGGATTATGCACCTATTAACTGTAAGAGTTAGATTTGAAGATCAATATCACTCTTACATCTTTAGTTAAGGAAGGAGCTGGAACCAGCAAGGGGCTTAGCGTAGCAAATCATTCTGTAAGCAGGAGGGAAAGCTAGACTAACCTCGCAAGTTAAAAATCTGCAATTCTGGGTCTCACTTTGCTTTCGCTGTTCTTCTATTGTATTGTTTCTTATTAGTAAGATTTTTGTGTGTCTTATTATGCAGATGACCTCATATTGTGTATATCCTAAATGCAATAAACTTACCAAATTTGCTAGCTTGTGTGATTACCTGGTTAAAGGTTTGGATGTAGGTTGGTAGGTAAGTCGGTTACGCTTTTGTTCTGTGTAAAGCCAACTCTTAACCTCTACTCTACATACATTGGGGGGCCCTTCTACCTTATTTACTCTGTAACTTTCTTCTGCGGTAGAAGACCAGTAAGCTCAAATTATCACTAGCACCTACACATTTATCCCCAACGTATCTCTTAAAGACTAAGACAATGCCAAACAGACCTAGGGATGATAAAACCAAAGTCATATTTTGGGACTACTATTGTTACGGCCCAGTATCACGGCAGGTTGTGAAATAGTCTATAAATGCGATCTATTGGTTTTGAGTATATGGACACTAATTAGAAGTTTTTTTGGGGTCGctcagcacaaaaacaatgccaatggaTAGTTGGTTAGGATCCTTTTTCGTGGTGGACACACATATTAACACATCAACGTGACTTTGCTACGGTCAGTGCTAGTGAAGAAGTGTTAAATATCAACAGGGAGCACTTATGGTAGAcgggaggggaggaggatggCTCCAAcaaatacaggactttcaaccatgTGTTGCACGgtgtttttatggttttgtGACCTAACCTTAACATCCGTGATGGATTTCCTAAACCTCGctatgtggttttgttgcctgaacgtTTGCTTGGTTCATATAAGACAGCACCATCTGCAGACACTAAACATTACCAACACAATCGACTACagactgattgacaggtgatctcTTGGACTACAAGTCAGCAGTAGCTATTAGCGCTTCTTATCAGCAAAGTtgttactgaaatttattttagtGAAAGTACCTCTGTGGCAAAAAACATTGCCAAAGTGAAGCAGTCCGACCGCCGACAGAAGAACCACCAACAAAACAGAGACAACGATCCATAGGACAGAACTGGAGGAGGTAGGACTGGAGGATGTAGGACTGGAGGAGGTAGGACTGGAGGAGGTAGAACTGGTCCCTTCAGTGAAAACAGGAACAGAGTGATTAAACTTaattatatcttatatattagatattatTCCGAGTCATTGCTGTGTTTTACCTCTGACAGTCAGCCAGCTCTCTGCTGACTCTCCTCCATCAGAGATTCTGCACTTGTAGAGTCCTTCATCAGACTTAGAAACATTGGGGATGGTGATGTTTCCCGTAGAGCTGCTCCTGATGAGGAGGCCGTCTTTATAGAAATCAGCTGTGATGGTAGAGGAGGTCGTCTTGTTTCTGCATCGTAGAGTAACAGAGTCTCCCTCCTCTACAGGATGGACAGGACTCTCCAGGATCACTGAGCCATCTGAAAAACATTTGATATGAATGTCAAGTTAAAGTCATGATGATTTAACATTGTATTCTATTAATGCAAACATACCAGTGACAGTGATGTTGACGCTGTTGCTGCTCTTCACCGCTCTAGTCTCACACCAGTATTGTCCACTGTCTTCTGGAAAAGCATGGTTAACGATGCAGGAAGAACCTGTTGATTCCAGTTTACTAGAAGTTCTACACAACAGTTCTTCCTCTTTGAGTCCTTCACAATGGACAGTTACATTCTCATACTCAAAGAACTGAAGTCTGTTTGCGACGACGCGAATAAACACTGAACCTGAAACAAAGAAGGTGAAGGAGATTTGTTTGgattttgatttttaaactaTTGGAATATAGATCTTAAATAATGGAACCAAAATAACCAATATCACATCAGAACATATCTCCCTCTTCCCGTCTTATAGATGAGCAACCAACCGGTACTTACCTACTTTCTGATCAAGTGCACACAGCAGGAACAACACATTCATTGctggagagacaaagaaaaagagctaAACATCACTGAGATGTGTTTATAGCATCCACATGCTTTATGGATCCCTGCAGAGACTACAGCTGCTCTGGAAGTCTGTACAATATCATAACTGGtttggacaaaaacacattttgcaccAAGAGATCAAATAATTTAACAGTTCAAACGTGCTCTTGATCATTCAGTTCTTATTAACTGGAGACAGAGTCAGTACTCACACAGTCGGATGCAGAGAGCTGTGACCTCCATGTTGTCTCGCTGCTGACTGTCTGAACATCAGACTGTGAAAGTCAGTTCAAAAGTGAGAAGTGGTCTCTTCCTGTgaggctttttttctgctgttgatGAAGCACTAACTTTGTGCTAAGTATAAAAAACCTTGTTTcagacacagagctgctgtcGAGGTGGAAATAGCCTCAGGGGTTGAGTTCATGTCAGTGGGTGGAGCCAAAGAACAAAAACTCACATATGAGAAGGAACTTAATTCTGATAATCAGgaactttattttataatttataacaGGACATAAAATTAGTTCAACAATTTTTATCTGAAAGTTTAAATAAGATATTCATATTGCATTTTGTCAGCAAGTGGTCATGTTGTAAGCCAGATAAAACTCTCTAACCTTGTACTTCAACCATACCAATCATAGAATGTGATACTTATCAGGTGTTTATAGATGTTTCACTGGTCTCCTGCATTGTCATGTGTATAAGAAAAACCTTTGGTTCTCTTAATACATGACCTCTTTTCTCTCATTATATTCTGTTTGAACTTTAATGGTGCAATAACATGTGAAGTTGTATAACTGCACAACATATCCTCTCCCGTTTGTAAGACATCTTATAAAAAGAGAGTTCTTTGTGCATTTTCCGACAACATGTTGATTTCCATTTGTTTAATGCACacattcttttcaaaataaagttcacatCAAACAACTGAGTTGGgttaatgcaacaaaactacatagTTATGTGTAGGAAAAGAATGTGAATACTTAgggttaggcaacaaaagtaccttgttttgtttttagaaaagattgtagtttggattaaaaaaagcatgGGTTTCTCTTTACCCttccttcatttctttctggtctcacaaacactcaaccacacacacacatacacacacacacacacacacacacacacacacacacacacacacacacacacacacacacacacacacacacacacacacacacgcacacactaacaAATATTGGATGCAAGTTT
Coding sequences:
- the LOC129115303 gene encoding low affinity immunoglobulin gamma Fc region receptor II-a-like translates to MEVTALCIRLSMNVLFLLCALDQKVGSVFIRVVANRLQFFEYENVTVHCEGLKEEELLCRTSSKLESTGSSCIVNHAFPEDSGQYWCETRAVKSSNSVNITVTDGSVILESPVHPVEEGDSVTLRCRNKTTSSTITADFYKDGLLIRSSSTGNITIPNVSKSDEGLYKCRISDGGESAESWLTVRGKTHPTSSSPTSSSSVLWIVVSVLLVVLLSAVGLLHFGNVFCHR